One region of Gigantopelta aegis isolate Gae_Host chromosome 7, Gae_host_genome, whole genome shotgun sequence genomic DNA includes:
- the LOC121378106 gene encoding macrophage mannose receptor 1-like, which produces MRGKIGEIKVLLSTKKTKNNNQVFFMTSHCPSPPVVINATANFTRSHETTKVGSCLSYTCDVNFHPVGNRTCLPDGTWSNFTCEPDPCPVGDGFVFLDRQHLCFKVFEDKDSAYGGRRSCKRLGAKLIVVDTEMKNTAVSEYVNSTLGSDDFWIGLKYEQNDNRYVWENGNEATFTNWASGQPRGGNQDCVLLLSDSATWKDYDCAYVFRYICEKQLST; this is translated from the exons ATGAGAGGTAAAATTGGAGAGATCAAAGTTTTACTGTCGACAAAGAAAACCAAGAATAACAACCAAGTTTTCTTCATGACAAGCC attGTCCGTCTCCTCCAGTTGTTATAAACGCCACGGCTAACTTCACGAGAAGCCACGAGACGACCAAAGTCGGAAGTTGTCTGTCGTACACGTGTGACGTCAACTTCCACCCAGTGGGTAACAGAACCTGTCTACCAGACGGAACGTGGTCCAACTTCACATGTGAACCGG ATCCATGTCCAGTTGGAGACGGATTCGTGTTCCTGGATCGCCAGCATTTGTGTTTTAAGGTTTTCGAGGACAAGGACTCTGCTTATGGAGGACGTCGCAGCTGCAAACGACTTGGGGCCAAGTTGATCGTTGTAGACACGGAGATGAAAAATACGGCTGTCAGTGAATACGTCAATtcaacacttg GTTCAGACGATTTCTGGATTGGCTTGAAATACGAACAGAACGATAACAGGTATGTCTGGGAAAACGGAAACGAGGCTACTTTCACCAATTGGGCCAGTGGACAGCCACGTGGCGGCAACCAGGACTGTGTGTTGCTACTCAGCGACTCCGCTACGTGGAAAGACTACGACTGTGCATATGTGTTCCGTTACATTTGTGAAAAACAACTCTCCACATAG